The Zerene cesonia ecotype Mississippi chromosome 29, Zerene_cesonia_1.1, whole genome shotgun sequence genome includes a region encoding these proteins:
- the LOC119837860 gene encoding homeobox protein slou yields the protein MTMLAMARGSEERRDDDVENEGEANGEVDVVGVEEAAPVDLTRRLGLTRPPERPAIAFSVENILDPTKFTGRTEVPMRYDETYWRPHYDRDDSDSVKDHLQHSDLEADDVETDDQTSNMDDDILTQSDLDENGDPKSPSSSSKKGKSSRDSKGGTKPRRARTAFTYEQLVSLENKFKTTRYLSVCERLNLALSLSLTETQVKIWFQNRRTKWKKQNPGMDVNSPTVPPPSAGGFASGPYPGGLLYPHGVPYPFTGPGPYAPYFHHLAANHHHSHGSLGHSHT from the exons ATGACGATGCTTGCGATGGCTCGAGGGTCAGAGGAGAGAAGAGATGACGACGTGGAAAATGAAGGAGAGGCGAACGGCGAGGTAGATGTCGTTGGGGTTGAGGAGGCCGCGCCGGTGGACCTGACCAGGCGTTTGGGGTTAACGAGACCCCCCGAGAGGCCAGCCATAGCGTTCTCGGTTGAGAACATTCTGGATCCCACGAAGTTCACGGGGCGGACCGAAGTTCCGATGAGATATGATGAGACGTATTGGAGGCCGCATTACGACAGAGATGACAGTGATTCTG TCAAAGACCACCTCCAGCATTCAGACCTCGAAGCAGATGACGTCGAAACAGATGATCAAACATCCAATATGGATGACGATATCCTCACTCAGTCGGATCTGGATGAAAATGGCGATCCAAAAAGCCCAAGTTCTAGTTCCAAAAAGGGGAAAAGTTCCCGCGACTCGAAGGGAGGAACTAAGCCAAGGAGAGCGAGAACTGCCTTCACGTATGAACAGCTGGTGTCTTTGGAGAATAAATTCAAGACCACTAGGTACTTGTCGGTGTGCGAGCGGCTAAACCTTGCTTTGAGTCTCAGCTTGACGGAGACGCAG GTCAAAATCTGGTTCCAAAACCGTCGCACGAAATGGAAAAAGCAGAATCCTGGGATGGATGTCAACAGTCCCACAGTTCCTCCACCCTCAGCAGGTGGCTTTGCTTCTGGACCTTACCCTGGAGGTCTGCTATATCCCCACGGAGTTCCGTATCCGTTCACAGGACCTGGGCCCTACGCACCCTATTTCCATCACCTAGCAGCGAATCATCACCACTCGCATGGATCTCTGGGTCACTCTCATACGTGA